The genomic DNA AACTATTTTCTCCATTTGCGGCACAGCCCAAACTTTTTTATCAAGATATCCCTTTGCAGTGATATACAGAACCGAATTAGCAGGTACTGTTATAGAGAAATGACCTGCCTGATCTGTATATTTAATGGATTTACCCTCGTCTCCATAAATGGAAGCGTTGGCAACCGGATTACCTGCCTGGTCATTTATAGTGGACTCAACAGTGACACCTCCGGAATTTTGCCCCTTCAAATTCAAAGAAAATGAAGCGAACAACACGCATAAAGCCATTAACAATTTTATATATTTCATTTCAATTTCGTTTTAAATTAGTAGATCTTTCGCTCGTACGTTATGGTTAAAATCGATTTTTGATTTTGCCATAACCAAGACTTTGATTTTTCTACCATCCCGGATTTTGTCCAAAGCTGGGATAAAGATTTACCTGCGTAGTAGGCAAAGGCAGCCAATAACACCTGTTTGTGAACACCCTGGTCTTAACCACCCTTTCTCTCATATTAATAGGCTTGTGTCTGGGGCCTTCGTCAAAATCAAGAGCAGTTTTCTTCAAATACTTATCCTGGGTTCCAATCAACCATCTGCGCAAATCCATCCAACGGATATTGGCTTCGTATGCGAACTCAACAGCTCTTTCCCGAATTAACTCCTGTTTAAATGCTTCAGTAGAAGTAGTGAATTTATCAGCGATATTACCAACTCCAGCCCTTTGTCTTACTTTATTAAAAGCGTCTACCGCAGTTAATTGTAAATCTTTACCTGCGCTAGGGCCATAGCTCTTAGGATCACCCCAGCCATATGCAACCGCTTCAGCATACATTAAATAGACGTCAGCCAAACGCAAATAATTATCGGCAACTCTGGGTCCGGGTCCGTTATCTATACTGTTGACTGTTAATGGAACAAATTTTTTGAGCATATATCCCGTTACACTATGGCTCAGATCATTACGCCAATATCCTCCATTATAAAGGGAAGCATAACGTATGGTAGAATCAAGGCTGGCACTTCCACCCTGAACAATTTTTTGCCAATTATAGACGAAATTATTATAGAAACGGGGATCTCTCCCGGTCCAGGGATCAGCAGGATTATATCCGGAGGCAGGATCGTCAATCGGCAATCCGCTGGC from Bacteroidota bacterium includes the following:
- a CDS encoding RagB/SusD family nutrient uptake outer membrane protein, which produces ASGLPIDDPASGYNPADPWTGRDPRFYNNFVYNWQKIVQGGSASLDSTIRYASLYNGGYWRNDLSHSVTGYMLKKFVPLTVNSIDNGPGPRVADNYLRLADVYLMYAEAVAYGWGDPKSYGPSAGKDLQLTAVDAFNKVRQRAGVGNIADKFTTSTEAFKQELIRERAVEFAYEANIRWMDLRRWLIGTQDKYLKKTALDFDEGPRHKPINMRERVVKTRVFTNRCYWLPLPTTQVNLYPSFGQNPGW